Genomic DNA from Nonomuraea rubra:
TCGAGTGGGCCTGGGGCTACGGCAAGCGGTTCGGCCTGGTCCGCGTGGACTTCGAGACGCAGGAACGGCTGGTCAAGGACAGCGCGCTCTGGTACTCGGAGATCATCCGGCAGAATAGGCGCCATGAACCGACCGACTCTTGAGGCAGTCGCGGCTCGGGCCGGGGTAGGCCGGGGCACGGTGTCTAGAGTCATCAATGGCTCGCCGAACGTCAGCGCGAAGGCCCGCGAGGCCGTCGAGCTGGCCATCCGCGAGCTGGGCTACGTGCCCAACCGTGCGGCGCGGGCGCTGGTGACGCGCCGCACGGACACTGTGGCCCTGGTGGTGTCCGAGTCCCAGTTCCGGGTCTTCGACGAGCCGTACTTCGCGGGCACGATCCGCGGCATCGGCTCGGCGCTGGCCGAGACCGGGTTGCAGCTCATCCTGGCGATGGCGCGCACCCCGGAGGAGCACGCGCGGCTCGAGCACTACCTGACGGGCCAGCACGTCGACGGCGTGCTGCTGCTGTCGCTGCACGGCGCCGACCCGCTGCCGGGCAGGCTGGAGGCGATGGGCGTGCCGACCGTGCTGGGCGGCCGCCCCGTCGGCCTCGACCCCTACAGCTACGTGGACATGGACAACAGGGCCGGGGCCCGGCAGGCGGTCAAGCACCTGCTGGGCCTGGGCCGCAGGGCGATCGCCACGATCGCCGGGTCCCAGGACATGGGCGTGGGTGTCGACCGTCTGTCGGGCTACCGCGACGCGCTGCTGCCGTCGGGCCTGCCGGAGCTGGTCGCGTACGGCGACTTCTCCGAGCACAGCGGCGCGGCGGCGATGCAGGAGCTGCTGCGCACGCATCCCGATCTCGACGCCGTGTTCGCCGCGTCCGACCCGATGGCCCTGGGCGCGATGCGCGTGCTCAAGGCCGAGGGCCGGTCGGTCCCCGGTGACGTGGCGGTGATCGGGTTCGACGACTCCAAGGCGGCGCTGCACGCCGATCCGCCGCTGACCACCGTGCACCAGCCGACCGAGGCCATGGGCCGGCAGATGGCGCAGCTGCTGGTGGCCAGGATCAACGGCGAGGAGCTGCGCCAGCCCGTCGTGATCCTCGACACGCATCTGGTGCGCAGGGAATCGGCCTGAGAGGGCCACTCCGGTGCGCAGGGAATCGGCCTGAGAGGGGTCACGTGGACAGCAGGACCAAGCGCCGGTTAACGGACGCCGAGCTCGGCGCGCTGGTGCGCCGCGCGGTCGGCGCCGACGTCACGTCCGCGACCGAGCTGACCGACGGCTACGCCAACGCCGTCTGGCGGCTGAAGCTGGACGACGGGCGCGAGGCGGTTCTCAAGCTGTCTCCCCCGCCCGAGCTGGAGCAGCTCAGCTACGAGCGCAACCTGCTGCGCATGGAGGCCGCCGCGATCGGGCTGGCCGCCGCGGCGGGCGTGCCCGTGGCGGGGCTGCTGCGGGCGGGCTACGACGACCCGGTGCTCGGCGGCGACTACCTGCTGCTGGCCGCGCTCGACGGCGTGTCGTGGAACGACGTCAAGCCGG
This window encodes:
- a CDS encoding LacI family DNA-binding transcriptional regulator, with translation MNRPTLEAVAARAGVGRGTVSRVINGSPNVSAKAREAVELAIRELGYVPNRAARALVTRRTDTVALVVSESQFRVFDEPYFAGTIRGIGSALAETGLQLILAMARTPEEHARLEHYLTGQHVDGVLLLSLHGADPLPGRLEAMGVPTVLGGRPVGLDPYSYVDMDNRAGARQAVKHLLGLGRRAIATIAGSQDMGVGVDRLSGYRDALLPSGLPELVAYGDFSEHSGAAAMQELLRTHPDLDAVFAASDPMALGAMRVLKAEGRSVPGDVAVIGFDDSKAALHADPPLTTVHQPTEAMGRQMAQLLVARINGEELRQPVVILDTHLVRRESA